In Lolium rigidum isolate FL_2022 chromosome 3, APGP_CSIRO_Lrig_0.1, whole genome shotgun sequence, the genomic window CCTAAGACCAGCAGGACTAGCATCTCGCAAGTAAATGCATCACAATTCACATTGCCACGAAAAGAAAGATACAGAGCTGAGAAGGTATCTAAGCTTCAGCAACACACAAGAACATTCATGGATAGAATACAGGactggattgatgatgattctatGGAGCACAGCTATCCAACAACAACCCTTAAATGTAGTATCTGCGCTGCATGTGCACTCCTGCACTTGGAGAGACCAGCGGCCGATAATTGTCAGCACCACCGAGGTTCCACTGGATGTCAGGTGCAGCATGACGATATCTTACCGGCTCCACGAAGTGGTACTCTGAGTGTCTGCCTCTTCCCCTTTGACTGTCACCATCTGTGTCACGGCCGCTCCCCTGGTACCAGCCATGGCCCCTACCGCCCTGTTGCTGGCCAAGGCGATGTGGTGCTGGGATGGGCTGCTGATATTCCCACTCTTTTTCATTCCATATCATCAGGTTTTCATCTACGAAACTAAAGCTTACATTGTCTTCTCCACCCTGCAGATCCACTCCACCATCTCCTTCAGCTATTTGGTGAGAATCATGCAACCATTCGGAAACGCCATTGTCTTGTGCATCGCTCGGAGGATGGAAGGTGTATTTAGGCATCCAGCGAAGCCTAGACGGAGCTGGTGATTCATGGAAGAAGTGTCCCCTTCTTGCCCTCTCCTCGTAGCCAGAGCGCCTCACCGCATTTCTTTGGCCCTCAACATGGTAGCGCCTTGGATTGTCAGTTGCACGATGCTTTACCCAAGTATTGTCAGGCCAGGGGACCATTTGGGTTTGTTTTGAATGGTCCACAGTACCATCATCGGTCTTGGACTCAAATTGCTCCGCTCCTTGCTGCCACTGATCAGAAGACTGCTGTACAACATTTGCCACATCGAAGTAGTCAGCCGGTTCAGCAACATTTTGCACCCTTGAAACCAGTCCATCACTCTTTTGTTTCCAAGGACCACCAGGCCTCCCTTGATAATCCAAGGTAGTTTTCCTATCCAGCCAGTCGTTGAGCTCAGTTACAACTTTGACTTCAGTAGAACTAGCAGGTGCTTCTTTATCATGATACTTAGTCTCCAAATTGGAGTTTGCCCTATTACCATAAGATGTTTGGTTCTCTCCTGGTAATATTGGCACCCCATTCTGCTGTTGCAGCTCTTCATGTAAAGGCTCCTGGGCATACCATCCTACTTCACACTTTTTCGTTGGCGCCACATTCTCCAAAACCATACTGTGACTTTCAGATGGTTCTGTGGCAGCAGCAACAGCCATACCATTTGGACATCCTTCTGCGTGCACTTCTTTCCTGCCTGTCTGTTTAATCGTCTTGCACATGGCACTATCATTCGAAACTGAATCCTCAGCAAGCTGTAGACCATGCTGATTCTTTTCTGATTTCTTGACCTGCTGCAGCCTTGAGAGGCTAGTGGCTGTATCATGTACAGCAGCTGCTGCCCACTCTGGGTTTACCGATGCAAGTGAGACATCCTCAATCATTATACTACCCACAATAAGACCTGTAACAGAGGTAACCTTGGCAGGAATTGTAGAACCATTGATCGCAGTTTTATGAACACTCGAGACTTTTGTAGAACTCTTCTGATTACCAAACACAAGCGTAGCTGCAGGCCTAATTGCTTCAGAATCCCTCCTGATGTTCTTGTTCCTGGTCAAGAGGTCCTCATGAGGTTTAGCTTCAGCACCCTTTGTGTCTGCAAGAGTCTTGCTATCGGTCATATTTCTCTCACGTGAATCAAAATGCCTTCGCCTATTCTCCATCCATAAATGCTCTGGAGTACTGTTATCATGTGAAAGTGGGGTACTTTCGTTGGCAATGTATTCTATCATGTTAACCTCTGTTTTCTTGGCTGAAGACATGACATTATAAATCCACGGACCTTTAATAACACCTGAAGTATTTGACGCTGGGCTGGAACCAATAGAAACTTCCGTTACCTTGACTCCATTTACTGGTTGAGGCACACTAAGACCATCAGCAGAGACAATACAATGTGTACCTGCTGTTGAACTAGTAGTCCCATCACCTTGTGTTTTCTGTTTGCAGTACATATTATCTGCATCTGGGGGTGCATCATTGGACTTGCGACTCTGTATTGACTGATACCTCCTCAATTCTTCCAGTTTTGTAATAGCATTTGCTTTTTGTTGACTAATCCAGTTCTCTGCATCATGTAGTTGTTTGGCAGCCTGAGAAGACAAATCTCTCATTCTGGAATGCTGAATGCACCAAGAGA contains:
- the LOC124696166 gene encoding uncharacterized protein LOC124696166, with amino-acid sequence MVLVAAAADGRGSVAPWAGVPPTRKPDAGAPKPVNFPGQRGTAAWGNKSALPSSNAWGSPWLPDHKNDGASAQPGHMDDRPSSRGSSMSSSTIGSDFLDLPSHHLPTAASRPLSTEARSGSLQLSGFPDSYTNVLKAPFRNVGRRAPTSRGKGFSLSLDDFPELGSKNSASNSQQGQNSGRWPTVGSGMVVTQDEQGKNLITGTGEVISSWSYEHESSSGMNYMFKGGDPIPAAKLTRGAEQAQLHGPKGPNICMPPPWVDYWHPPPDQPPDEDGILHRGEAQYGPYKNADPIGFPAESLAHFGQSTLNKKAAARQHSGHGGHFSDNWDPSHPHMPADCCAINQPCHVLLKVKNGCADVLEIEKQPIIKKDLALLEKIKCLNIKARNLRALNLANTRSSLPKESKVEHPKSINVEADHAAEYVPFSAVTSEVGTAFDKLNSVSERSSSVPTKPSNVPAKGVVVVGLSEEQVTEYSEPGKAGKSANCHPYGRGDISGYGLDCSAQDIPSNGHGWEEYSMVDSSHGVVTADAQQDQLFSGNASQQAHVTAADKVSNWLDCEFQHSRMRDLSSQAAKQLHDAENWISQQKANAITKLEELRRYQSIQSRKSNDAPPDADNMYCKQKTQGDGTTSSTAGTHCIVSADGLSVPQPVNGVKVTEVSIGSSPASNTSGVIKGPWIYNVMSSAKKTEVNMIEYIANESTPLSHDNSTPEHLWMENRRRHFDSRERNMTDSKTLADTKGAEAKPHEDLLTRNKNIRRDSEAIRPAATLVFGNQKSSTKVSSVHKTAINGSTIPAKVTSVTGLIVGSIMIEDVSLASVNPEWAAAAVHDTATSLSRLQQVKKSEKNQHGLQLAEDSVSNDSAMCKTIKQTGRKEVHAEGCPNGMAVAAATEPSESHSMVLENVAPTKKCEVGWYAQEPLHEELQQQNGVPILPGENQTSYGNRANSNLETKYHDKEAPASSTEVKVVTELNDWLDRKTTLDYQGRPGGPWKQKSDGLVSRVQNVAEPADYFDVANVVQQSSDQWQQGAEQFESKTDDGTVDHSKQTQMVPWPDNTWVKHRATDNPRRYHVEGQRNAVRRSGYEERARRGHFFHESPAPSRLRWMPKYTFHPPSDAQDNGVSEWLHDSHQIAEGDGGVDLQGGEDNVSFSFVDENLMIWNEKEWEYQQPIPAPHRLGQQQGGRGHGWYQGSGRDTDGDSQRGRGRHSEYHFVEPVRYRHAAPDIQWNLGGADNYRPLVSPSAGVHMQRRYYI